The following are from one region of the Fibrobacter sp. UWR4 genome:
- a CDS encoding ATP-binding protein, whose protein sequence is MNETLYNEIIWCRQIIDARFEQYFSAEDDVKKLIQVQTIFPPELDEESPYAQLVLQNQLNFEERFILALSLLPHLCPQALDSFFLNNKVLGRPYTEFGGWHGKSHSGFLPTCETALFLLAGDHLGQRIHLMRLFESDSKLISNHILQLEYGEPGEPKASAALRISSEYLEYVTTGVRNKPDYSLHFPAKRITTRLDWSDLVLNDITRGDIDQLLAWIEHSEEILGAFGLRKNLKRGYRVLFYGPPGTGKTLTATLVGKKVGMDVYRVDLSQVVSKYIGETEKNLSNIFDQAESHNWILFFDEADSLFGARTQTNNSNDRAANQEISYLLQRVEDFPGIVILASNLKSNIDEAFSRRFQNAIYFPLPEPEERRILWSNIFELTPVENRDELFDEFAEKYELAGGALTNVARYAALSALMNGRQVVNRDDIQRGLAKELQKEGKML, encoded by the coding sequence ATGAATGAAACCTTGTATAATGAAATTATCTGGTGCCGCCAAATCATTGACGCTCGATTTGAACAATATTTTTCTGCAGAAGATGATGTAAAAAAGTTGATCCAGGTTCAAACGATTTTTCCTCCGGAATTGGATGAGGAATCTCCCTATGCACAGCTTGTTTTGCAGAACCAGTTGAATTTTGAAGAAAGGTTCATTTTGGCTCTTTCGCTGTTGCCTCATTTATGTCCTCAGGCTCTGGATTCGTTCTTCTTGAACAACAAGGTACTTGGCCGCCCCTACACGGAATTTGGTGGATGGCATGGCAAAAGTCATTCTGGATTCCTGCCTACCTGTGAAACAGCATTGTTCCTATTGGCGGGGGATCATCTGGGACAAAGAATCCATTTGATGCGCCTTTTTGAAAGCGATAGTAAACTTATCTCGAATCATATTCTACAGCTGGAATATGGTGAACCTGGCGAACCAAAGGCATCGGCAGCCTTGCGGATATCGTCGGAGTATCTGGAATATGTTACCACCGGTGTGCGGAATAAACCCGATTACAGCCTGCATTTCCCAGCAAAGCGCATTACGACCCGTCTGGATTGGTCGGATTTGGTTTTGAATGACATTACTCGTGGCGATATAGACCAGCTCCTGGCTTGGATTGAACATTCCGAAGAAATTCTTGGTGCTTTTGGGTTACGCAAGAATTTGAAACGTGGCTACCGTGTATTATTCTATGGCCCGCCGGGAACAGGCAAGACGCTTACTGCGACACTTGTTGGCAAGAAGGTCGGCATGGATGTTTATCGGGTTGACTTGTCGCAGGTGGTTTCTAAGTACATCGGCGAAACGGAGAAAAATCTGTCTAACATTTTTGATCAGGCAGAAAGCCACAACTGGATTTTGTTCTTTGATGAAGCAGATTCCCTATTTGGTGCTAGAACTCAGACAAATAACTCAAATGACCGTGCCGCCAATCAGGAAATCTCTTACCTGCTGCAGCGTGTAGAAGATTTCCCTGGGATAGTCATATTGGCGAGCAATCTAAAGTCCAATATAGACGAGGCTTTTTCGCGAAGGTTCCAGAATGCGATTTATTTCCCGTTGCCAGAACCCGAGGAACGTAGAATTCTTTGGAGCAACATATTCGAGCTGACTCCAGTTGAGAATAGGGATGAACTTTTTGATGAATTCGCCGAAAAATATGAACTGGCTGGCGGTGCATTGACAAATGTGGCTCGTTACGCGGCGTTGTCTGCTTTGATGAATGGGCGCCAAGTAGTGAATAGGGATGATATTCAAAGGGGCTTGGCTAAGGAATTGCAGAAAGAAGGAAAAATGCTATGA
- a CDS encoding contractile injection system tape measure protein has translation MTLNIAAADAETCQNLERSLYSFARNTLLNVLDRTLSEMDFDDDLVLDSLALDMGEVSADNALEQFAEKLPAALKSGLSKAVFKKRSQPTLNMLAETYRNLLPMNQVMNIEKEFDHYAEEWLARHPDSKYDALAVSEYIIKMMMQRFPSLDSRQIAYSVYQKVKNMETRTAKRAVSMESANDVHDSGLVLLSPYIPMLFCRFGCVAGNTFTSDEARLKGLALLKFAVYGNYDVPKTQASLMNMVCGLDRTYNAEKLPTLSDDDKAVVNSLLEAVVKNWGTLGSTTADGLRSSFLIRPGHLEDAEDGLLLKVAPSPFDMLLDKLPWGYSTIKFPWIKSIINVKWR, from the coding sequence ATGACATTGAATATTGCGGCTGCTGATGCCGAAACTTGCCAGAATCTGGAAAGATCTCTCTATTCCTTTGCCCGGAATACCTTGCTCAATGTACTTGATCGCACCCTGAGCGAAATGGACTTTGATGATGACTTGGTATTGGATAGCCTAGCCTTGGATATGGGGGAGGTTTCTGCGGACAATGCCCTGGAACAATTTGCCGAAAAGTTGCCCGCCGCCTTAAAGTCGGGTCTTTCCAAGGCGGTGTTCAAGAAACGCAGCCAACCCACCTTGAATATGCTTGCCGAGACTTACAGGAACTTGCTCCCGATGAATCAGGTCATGAATATTGAAAAGGAATTTGACCATTATGCCGAAGAATGGCTTGCAAGGCATCCTGATTCGAAATATGATGCTTTAGCGGTGTCGGAATACATTATCAAGATGATGATGCAGCGGTTCCCTAGTTTGGATTCTCGCCAGATTGCGTACTCGGTATATCAGAAGGTGAAGAATATGGAGACTCGTACAGCAAAGAGAGCTGTTTCAATGGAATCGGCAAACGATGTTCATGACTCTGGCTTGGTCCTGTTGTCCCCTTATATACCCATGTTGTTTTGCCGCTTTGGATGCGTGGCAGGGAATACTTTTACCTCGGACGAGGCTCGACTAAAGGGACTAGCGCTTCTAAAATTTGCCGTATACGGAAATTACGATGTTCCCAAGACCCAGGCTTCGCTGATGAACATGGTGTGCGGTTTGGATCGCACGTACAATGCCGAAAAATTGCCGACTCTTTCGGATGATGACAAGGCTGTTGTAAATAGCCTGCTAGAAGCGGTCGTAAAGAATTGGGGCACCCTTGGATCCACAACAGCTGATGGCCTGCGTTCCAGCTTCTTGATACGTCCCGGCCACTTGGAAGATGCAGAAGATGGCTTGCTTCTAAAGGTTGCACCTAGTCCGTTCGATATGCTGCTGGATAAGTTGCCTTGGGGATATTCCACAATAAAATTCCCATGGATAAAGTCGATAATTAATGTGAAGTGGCGGTGA